The Halioglobus maricola genome segment CTGAATACGGCGATGGGCATCGGGCAGTGCCAGTATCTCCATCAACAACGCCGGCTGGAGTTCCCCGCGCCCTTGCAAGGTCCATATTGCGTGCAGCGCTGCAACAGTGTTGTCGCCTTTCGCCACCGCCGCCAAGCCAGCTGTCACCGTTGCGTCGCTGACCAGTAAGAGTCGCTGTGCTGTGTCCCTCACCCAGCCGTTTGGATGGCTGAGATAAGCGATCAGTGTCTGTGCGTCAGCGTCGCCAGGTTTGATCGCTGTCGCAGTTTCATTCTCTTCATAACTAATGCGCCAGATGCGACCCATGCCTATAGGACGCTCAAGCTGGCGCTGTAGGATCTGCTCTCGCAATTCATCGGTAAGGAAGTGTTCATCCTGAATAATGCCGCGGTACATATCGATAACGTAGAGAGCTCCGTCTGGACCATTTGCGGCATCTACCGGGCGGAAGCGCTCATCGGTTGATCCAAGAAAGTCTCGTTGCCCCCACTGTTCATCTGCGTAAAGCTGTTTTTCACCGCTTATCTCGATACCGTCTGAATCAATACTGATATGGGCAACGACATTGCCTGCCGATTCAGGGACAAAGGCATGCCCCTTGTATTCAGCGGGGAACTGGTCACCGCGATAGATAGCAATGCCCGATGCGCCAGTGGCAACATTGAGACGGCCATCTTCGCGCAGAGTGCCCTCCAGGTAGGCTCGATTAACACCGGGATTTACCCTGACGGAATGCACTTCAGGAGGATCAACCAGCGTGACGCCCACGCCAGCGTAGACGGCGTCAACCCCGGGAACGGCGATCTGATCAGCCTGGAAAAAATCAGTCTGCACCCAGGTGGAATTGTGGTTGTAGTAGAGGCGCCCAACATCGTCTTTGGCAATACCCCATTGGCCGCGGGTGATCCCCTCAGCACTTTCGAATTGCCCGTCTTTGAGACGCATACGGCGGGCTGATTTTGAGTTGTAAAGCCAGTTGTCGAGACCAGGTAGCAATCTATTCTCACGGTGCTCGACATTAACCTCATCCTTACTATCGGCGTATGGCCCTACCCGGGTCGGTGAGCATGCTGCCTCGTCAGCGACCTCACACAGGAGCAGGTCTGGCGGCACGCCGATCAGCACCCCATCGTTGACCACAGCGACAGCGCGCGGGTTTACCAGCCCGCCTAGCACTACTTCGCTGCGATCCATAAGGCCATCACCGTTGTCGTCTGTCAGACGAACTACCTGACCGACCGGCTCATTGCGACCGGTGCCGTAGGCGTCGGGCATGTAGCCGCGCAGTTCGACGACATAGAGCCTGCCAAATTCATCCCAGGCCATGGCGACGGGGTCTTCCACCATCGGCTCTGCTGCGACGAGTTCAATTTTGAACCCAGGCGCGATGCGGAAAGACTCGAGCGCTTCCGCCGGGCTAAGTACCGGCGCTGGCGCGTTGTCCAGCGTCTTGTAGAACGATACTTCCTCCCGATTTTCACGCAACGAGGTCAGGCCTATCTTGTTGAGCGCGAACTGCTCGCCGCAGGCAGCTGGCGTGATCTGCAGCTTTCCTCGATTTGCCATCATGCCGCTCCGCACTCGCAGCACGTCGGTTTCATCGATACTCAGGGTCGCGCCATCGCCGACGGTAACGCCGGTAAAGGTATAGGTGTCGCGCTCCGCCAGGCCAACGGCTTCCGCTTCAATGACTTCATCCGGGGTCACCAGTTTGCCTTCAGCGCGACCACGGTAGAGCAGCACTTCGGCATAGGATTCGGTGCCGGCCATCTCGCCGCTGTCGTAGCGCATGCGAATTCGGGTGGGCGTGTCACAGACAGGAATGTCGAAACTGACCCTGACATCGTGGAAACGTCGACGAGACTCGAGCACCGGATTCTCACCGGCAGGAGAGCCAATGACAGTGTCGCCTTCTATTGTTAAGCCAGTAATGTCGGACGCGATCCAGTCTTGCGATGTCAGTGCGTCCTGCGCCAGCGCAACCGGGTCCATTTCCTTGATACGAATGAAGCGCCAACGCATTATGCCCTTGCCGCCGGAATGGACCTGCAATGCCACAAAACCAGTGTCGTCAAAACCGTCGACAATGTCAGCGGCGACGACACCATTAATCCATGTCTGGAGCTTGCCCCCTCTCGCCTCGATTTCAATGTCGTTCCAACCGTCGAGTTTAATCGCTTTGCGTGCTTCCTCATTGATCTCAAGGCTGGCCAGCCAGCCTCGACGCGCTTCATCATAGATGCCACCACTCCAGGCACGCTCTGAAGCGTCCAGCTCGTACTGGTAACCATAGACGCGGCCGTCTTCCTCCCTCTGCTTGCCACGGAACATGACTCCGGAATTGCCGGGTTCATCCCAGCGCATCTGCATCCGCAGATTGAAATCGCCATAGCTTTTTTCGGTGCGCAGGAAAGTATTGGCACCCGGGCCGTTGCGGCCAACGATGTCGACACCCTCGGCTTGAAAAGTCGCGTCGCCGCCGATTTTCCTCCAACCGTCCAGGCTGTTGCCATCGTATAGCCAGCTATACCCCTCTTCGAGCTCCATTGTTGGCTCTGATTCGCCCTCGAATACGCCGAGATACCATGCGCCTGCTACCGACAGAGTAATAAGGAGTAGGATAATTTTCTTCATGTGATTTCTCGTTCTTCAAGATTCATGCAGGCTAGAAGGCCGTGCGTGGCAATATACGTCATTTGTTGGCACAACCTGGCGTTCAGGGCGCCGAAATCTTCGACAGTTTCAGGGCTTATGCCGGCTAGACACAGAAGTTGAGTCACGTCGTGGGACGTTTTCTTTGCACGTAAAGCAAGCATGCGCTCTGCCGCCGGATCGTCCAGCGGTGTATCAGTATTGAGCACAAGATGGCACCAGGATGCCAGCGCGAGCTCGAGGTGAGCGAGCCTTACACCGCGCTGCAAGTGGGGTAGCCAGCGCTGAGGGATCTTCACACTGCTATCCATAAAGATCTGTTCGCAACGGTGCCTGAGTTGAGGGTTTGAGAATCGCTGCAGCAAGGCATCGCAATAACTGTTGAGATCAAACCCAACAGGCACATCCAGCCCGGGCAACAATTCATGTCGCATCAGTTCGCGCACAAAAGCGCCCATTTGGGGGTCGGCCATGACCCGATCCACGGTCTCGGTGTTACTGAGCACCCCGATGCACGCTATCGCTGTGTGTGCGGCGTTCAACAGACCCAGCTTCATCGCCTCATAGGGCCGGATATCATCAACGAAGGTGACACCTGCCAGCTGCCACGCAGGGCGCGGACCGGCGAAATTGTCTTCAACCACCCACTGACTAAAAGGCTCCGTGGCGATTGCGCTTGCGTCATCGGCGCCAAGCTGTGCCGACTGCAGCAACCGCTGCTCCTCAGTTATAGCGGGAACAATGCGGTCCACCATGCTGCTGGGGAAGCTCACCGAATGCTCGAGCCAGTCGAGCATCTCGGGCCGCACTCGTTTGACAAAATCAAAAATCCTCTGCCGGAGGAGCTGGCCATTCTCGACAAGATTGTCACAGCTAAGGACGGTGAGCGGCGCGCGCCCCTGATCAAAGCGACGGGCTAAACCCATCGCAAGAACACCGATCGCAGTCGTCGGCTCTTCAGGAAATTGTAAATCCCGGGCTAGATCGTGATGCTCCCAATCCGTTTTACCTCTCGCGTCGCTACAGTAACCCTTCTCGGTAATCGTGAGGCTGACAATATGTGTCGCCGGTGCCGCTATGGCAGCCAAGACGGCCTCGATGTGTTCGCTCGCCACCAAGACCTTGGCAACAGCACCGACAACCCGCAGCTCAGTATTGGAACCGTCGTCCGCGAGCAGGGAATAAAGACCATCCTGGGGCTGCAGCTGTCTGGCAACAGTGTCGCTGCGCAATGAAACACCTGTGATCCCCCAATCTCCTCCGTTCTGATTCATCGCCAGCTCGGTATACCAGGCCTGATGTGCGCGATGAAACGCACCTATACCCAGATGCACAATGCCGACACCCAGGCGACCGCGGTCGTACTCGGGCAGTTTTACCCCGGATCCCAGTGCGTTCAGCTGATTTGTGGCGAGGCGATTCACAGTCGGTACGCATCCTTTGCCAGTTGGTACGCAAGGTCGTGTGCGAGTTGTTCCGCCTCTGGCAGGGTGAGACGGTGCTCCGCAACCAACTGCGCGAGGAAGCGGCAGTCTATCCGCCGAGCCACATCGTGGCGGGCGGGAATGGAAAGAAATGCTCGAGTGTCGTCGTTAAAGCCGACTGTATTGTAGAAACCGGCCGTCTCAGTAATCTGGTGACGGTAGCGGAGCATGCCCTCCGGGCTATCGTGAAACCACCACGCCGGGCCCACTCGAAGACAGGGGTAATGCCCCGCCAGCGGTGCAAGTTCACGTGCATAGGTCGTTTCATCGAGGGTGAAAAGGATGAGAGTAAAGTCTGCCTCGTTACCCACCCGGGCCAACAGCGGTTTCAAGGCGTTTACAAACTCGCCAGGCAGAGGCAAGTCGGCGCCTTTATCACGTCCGTATTGAGCGAACAAACTGGGGTTGTGGTTTCTTGATACGCCTGGGTGAAGCTGCATAACCAGCCCGTCTTCCAGACTCATCAGTGCCATCTCGAGGAGCATCTGGCCGCGGAAGAGTTCTGCATCGGCTGCGCTGAGACTCCCCGCGAGTGCGCCGGCGAACAGGGTCTCGCATTGCGCACGCGGCAGGTCGGCCGTAGTCGCCGATGGGTGACCGTGATCAGTCGAAGTTGCGCCCATGCTCTTGAAGAAAGCGCGTCGCTCGCGCAAAGCATCAAGATAGCCGCTGTAGCTGCTGCAGTCGATGCCACTGATTTGCGCTAATTCAGTGATGTTGTCGGGAAAATTCTCATATTCCGGGTCTACAACTGGATCTGGCCTGAATGCTGTAATCACCCTTCCCTGCCAGCTGTCAGCGGCGAGTAGCTGGTGCGCATGCAAGGGATCCAGTGGCGACTCTGTTGTTGCAATGACTTCAATATTGAAGCGTTCAAACAGACTGCGGGGCAAGAATTCAGGCCGTGCAAGCTGGCTGTTTATTTCGGCATAGAAACTTGCGCTATTGCTTGCACAAAGCAACTCGTCGATACCAAAAACAGCTGAGAACACATGGTCCATCCAGAGCCGGGTGGGTGTACCACGGAACAGGGAATAATTCTCTGCAAACAACTGCCAAACGGCTGCCGGGTCCGCATCAGAAGATTGACCGCTGGCCTTGGAGATCCCCAGTTGCTCCATACTAATACCCTGGCTGAACAGCATCCGTAGCAGGTAGTGATCAGGCTGGATAAGCAATTCCGTGGCATTGCCAAAGGCTTTGTTGTGCGCGAACCAACGGGGATCAGTGTGGCCGTGGGGGCTGATTATGGGGAGATCAGCGACCTGATGATACAGGGCTCTGGCGATATCTCGCTGCTGTGGGCAGCTGGCAAATAATCGGTCAGGATGTAGGAGCTTGGACATCACATGGTCTCCATCAGGTTGTCTATTACTCGCTGCAAATGCCCGTGCATTGCATCACGAGCGGCGCTCGCGTCCTGACTGCGGAGCGCGTCAACGATTCGCTGGTGGTCCGCGACAATCGGGCGTGAACCCTCTTCCCGCACGCGCCGGTGGAAGTGGGTACTGATCTCGGATTCCTTTCGCAGCTGCCACAGCCACTCGATGCTTGCCGTCAACGCGCTGTTTCCACAGGCGTTGGCAATGGTGCGGTGAAACTCAAAGTCGATCAATTCGGCTGCTTCAACTGCCACTGAATCGTCTTCCATTTGCACCAGTAGGCTATTGAGCGTGGCAATCTCCCCGGGCGTAATGCGTTGCGCGGCAAGGGCACAGGCCTCCGCTTCGATCAGTCGCCGTGCCTCCAATATCTCAAAAGGCCCTGGCGCTTCGCCAAGACCAAGAGTGTCATGCGACTTTGTCGTCTCGAGCACATAGACACCAGAGCCAGAACGGACTTCTACATGACCGGCGAGCTCAAGCGCAATCATTGCTTCGCGGATGGTAGGCCGGCTCACCTCAAACTGGGCGGCGAGTTCCCGCTCAGCCGGCAAGCGCTTACCGGGCGTGAAAGTGCCCGACGCAATAAGCTCTTCCAATTGGCGGGCAACCTGAAGATACAGGCGCTGAACCTTGATCGCCTGTATTGGCGAATCCCTCTCAGTCGCAGCCATGCTACGGAGCCTCCGTCTGCGTATCAGCCAACATCTGAGCCTGCATGCTGATCTGGGCGGCCGCGAAACTGTGTGCCTGAGTCATGGCGTTTTCGGTACGATGCAGGCAGTCGAGAATCAGTTGGCCAAAGAAAGGAAAGCCGGTTCGTCCCAGACACTCTATCTCCTGCTCAGTTTCTCTGTTCACCAGAAACAATCTGGATGAAGGTGCTTCACGCGCCACATCGAGGTATTTCCGCAGTTCAATGCTACCTTCAGTACCGACAATGAAGCTTCGACCGTCGCCCCAGGTGCTCTGCCCTTCAGGGGTATACCAATCCACCCTGGAGTAGAACGAGGCGCCATTGTCACCGGTAAGTGATAATTCACCGAAGTCTTCAAGGCCTGGCTTGTCAGGGTGGCTAAAATTTTCCACTCGAGCGAAATTGACTGATGCGCTGCTGCAGCCCGCGTAAGTCAGGAACTGCTCCACCTGGTGCGACCCGATATCGGTCAGGATGCCGCCATAACGATCTTTTTCAAAAAACCATGCCGGGCGGGTCGCTTTGGCAAGTCGATGCGGTGCCAGATTGAGCACTTGAATCACTCGCCCAATCGTGCCCTGGCGAATCAGTTCTCCAGCCTGCCAGGCAGCATCGTTGTGCAGACGTTCGGCGTAGTAAACGGCGTATTTTTGCCCCGTCTCAGCCGCCACGTCACGCGCTCGATGTAACTGCTCCAGTGAGGTAAAGGGCGATTTGTCGGTAAAGTAATCTTTGCCTGCGCGCATCACCTGTATGCCGATATCGCAACGCAGGTCCGGAATGGCGGCGCTGTTGACCAGACGGATTTCAGGGTCCTCAAGAATCTGGGCAAAGGATTCCGCCACCTTGACTTCGGGATAGGTTTCAACAAACCTGGCGATGCGATCAGGATCAGGATCGTACACGTATTTCAGTGTACCCCCCGCATCTCTCAGGCCATTGGTCTGGCCGTAAATATGACCGTGATCCAGAAATGCACAGGCGAAGATAAATTCACCCGGCGCAACAACCTTTTCCGCTTCAGCACTAGGTGCGTAGTTCGCGCCGTCTTTGATGTCCATTAGATCCAACCCATGGCGACAGAGGTGCTATAGACGACACTGGCAAGCACCATGACAATACAGACAATCATGGCGGTGTTGTAAAGCAAGGCGCGGCTACCAGTCGGACAATCATCGCCGAGATAGCTGCGCTTATTGTTCAAGACTAACCAGCCAATGTAAGCGATAGGCAGAAGGATCCCGCAAATGGCAGAGGTAGGCAGAATCACATATGCGCCCATGCTGGACCAGAGGAAGACACCCAACACTGCAGGTGTTGGCAGCAATAACGCCAGCCGATACTTTGTGGAGTGGGCGGGCCAATCAAACATCGCGCCAGCAGCAGCACCGCAGCACAGCATGTGCATGACCAGCGATCCCACCGCCATACCGAGGATACCGAAGGCAAATACCAACCTGCCGGTAACCTCGCCCATGCCTGTGCCAACGAACATCGCGCCCGCCTGGGAGGGACTAAGCTTTCCCTGGATACTCATTTCACTGCCGTAGAATGCACCTGCGGCGGCAATAGATATGAGCCCTGTCACCAACAGATAGGGCAACACAAGGCCGATAACGATGTCATAGCGTGACAGTTCTCGCTGCGCCTTGCCCCAGCCGCGGTCAAGCAAGGTGTAACCGTAAACAAAAGTCATATTGATACCGACGGCCGTTCCGAGCGCCGCCATCACCGTGGTGACACCTGCGGCGTCATCGGGCAGCTTATTGGGAATGTAACCTGAGAGCACAGCTCCCCAGTCGATCTGGCCGTTACTACTGGCAGCGATCACTACCCAGGCAAAGGCGACGATAATCATGCCACTAAGGAGTTTGATCGCAGTCTCGAAGATACGAACAGGCCGTCCGCCGGCTCCGTAGTTCCAGGCGGTGAAAGCGCAAACTGCCCAGACCAGAATGGCGAGAATAAACAGGAAACTGTCGCGCCCCGTATCCCCTGCCTCATAGCCTGTAGAGACATTAATGATCTCTTCCAGCATGCCGGCGCTGAGCGGGTAGTGAGAAAACCCCCAGATGATACTGGAAGCCAGCGCAGCTATCGCCCATGCCCAGGCCAGCCCGGGATGCACATGATCTCGCATGGCGGCAAAGGGTTTAATGCCCGTGCTCAAGGTTTGATGCGATAGCGCGAACAGCATAATACAGCCGATAATCATAGCTGCCGGCTGCACCCACAGTAATTCATAACCGTAAACTGCGCCGATGGTCAGTGAGGTGATGGCGCTGCCGCCGCCCAGGGTCATTGCTCCCTGCAGCCAGCCCGGGCCAGATAGTTTCAGATAGGCTGGCAGACGCGCGGGCCAAGGACGCTGCGCAACCTCGGCCAGATATTGTTCCTGATCACTCATCGGTACGATGCTCCCATGTCAATATTGGCCTCAATGTCAGCACGCTTTCGCAAGGCGGATCCGTCTATACGCTGGTCCAGTGCCTGCTGGTAAGTTACGGCATCTAGTGGAAAAGTGACTTCACGTGACTCCCAGCTAGACAGGAGCATTGCATTGGCAAGGGCCAGCGAGTTCAGCCCCTCCTCTGCCGCCGCCAGAAGTGGCTCATCGCGTTGAATAGCAGCGGCAAAATTACGCATGACGGCGGCGTGCTGATTAATGTCTCGGTCAGGCGTAATGTCCTCGGTGGTGGCATCCGGGACGCCGAACATCTCCTTTGTATTGCGGCTGAATTCGCCGGTGGCAGGAGAGTTTCGGGTCAGCGACAAGCGCTGACCGTCAAAATTCAGACTGCCCCGATCGCCGATGATGTCGAAGCGATTAACGCCTGGAGCCTCACCGGTAGAACCCACGAAGAGACCGGTGGCGCCGCTGTGATACTTCAGCAATGCAGTGGCTTCGTCTTCCACTTCAATATCGTGGTAGCGGCCAAATGCACACTCCGCCCAAACCGATTCAGGCATGCCACAAAGCCACTGAAAGATATCGAGGTTATGTATGCACTGATTGACCAACAGCCCGCCGCCCTCGCCCTTCCAGGTGGCGCGCCACTCGCTGACCTGGAAATAGACTTCCGGACGAAACCAGTTAGTCATCGTCCAGTGGGTGCGAGTAATTTCGCCCAGGGTGCCGGCAGTAATATGCTCACGCATGGCGACGAACAAAGGATCGGAGCGCTGATTCAGCATTAATGCAAAAATCTGGTCGTCGCTTTTCGCCGCCAACAATTGCTCCCCTTCGGCCAGAGAGAGGCCAATGGGTTTCTCCATCATAACGTGGAGACCAGCGTCGAGGGCGGCTTTGCCAGCGTGCAGGTGGTCAAAGGTAGGTGTGGCGATCAGAACAGCATCACAGAGGCCGCTGGCGTAGAGATCAGCCTGCTTTGCAAAGTGTTGCACGCCCAGATTTTCAGCATAGGGCGTGCGCGTACGTGAGCAAACGGCTGTCAACTCAAACGGCCCGGCCTGTCCGCTGTTCACGTTATCAATGTGCTGACTGGCAATGTTGCCGAGGCCAACAATCCCCAGGCGGATAGTATCCATGCAGGTCCTGTGAGTATGTGCCTCTTGCCAAGTCGTTCGGCATCGGGCAGACTTTAGATCGGTAAAGTGGTCAGGCCAATTTAGGGATTGAGCGCTTTGCTGTCAAGCACTAGCACACAACTACTCCACCAATACGGCGCAAAGAGTACCCAAACAATGCAACAGACATGGCGTTGGTTCGGCCCGAAAGACAGCGTAAGCCTGGAAAATATCGTGCAGGCTGGCGCGACAGGTGTCGTCACTTCACTGCACGACATTCCCACCGGTGACGCATGGCCTGCTGAAGCTGTAGTCGAGCGGAAAAACGCGATTGAAGCGCATGGCTTAAGCTGGGATGTGGTAGAGAGCATCCCTCTACACAACGACATCAAAACGCGCAGCGGCAATTACGAACAACTCATCGAAAACTACAAGACATCGATCCGCAGCGTAGGCGCCGCGGGCGTGAACGTGGTGTGCTACAACTTCATGCCCGTCGTTGATTGGACCAGGACCAATCTCGCATACGAACTGGAGAATGCCTCACAGGCTTTGCGCTTCGAAATGACAGACTTCGCCGCCTACGATGTCTATGTACTCGAACGCGAAAATGCAGCCGCTGATTACGACTCAGAGCTACTTGCCCGTGCGAAAGCGCGGCTCGATAGCATGTCGGCACAGGAAAAAGCACTGCTGGAAGAAAACATTATTGCGGGACTGCCCGGTGGCGAAGGTTCCTACGACCGGGACAGTATCCGCACGGCAATAGCCGAGTTTATTGCCTTGGGTAATGACGGAATGCGCGCCAACCTGTTTGCCTTCCTGCAAGCCATCATCCCAGTAGCCGAAGAAGCTGGCGTGCGCATGTGCATACATCCCGATGACCCGCCCTTCTCGCTTTTCGGCCTTCCACGCGTGGTATCTACCGCCGATGACGCGCGCGCCCTGATGGCGGCGGTTCCCAGTGTAAACAATGGTTTGACGATGTGTGCCGGCTCCTTTGGCGCTCGCGCCGATAACGATCTGATCGGGATGGTACGGGAATTCGGCCCTCAGATTCACTTCGTTCACCTGCGCAACATCAAGCGCGAAGATGACGGGTCATTCTATGAATCAGAGCACCTGGACGGTGACAACGATATGGTTGGCCTGATCTCGGCGCTTCTGGACGAAGAACAACGGCGCCTCGAAGCAGGTCGTACCGATACTATTCCCATGCGTCCTGACCACGGTCACCTGCTCGGCGATGAAATAGGTAAGGAAGGAGTGAACCCCGGCTACTCCTTTGGCGGGCGCTTGAAAGGCCTCGCGGAATTACGCGGTGTGATTCACACACTGGAGCATTTGCGCAGCTAAAGTCTAGTCAGACAGTAAGCGCCATTGCGTACATTGATGCCGCGAAATTCCTCGTCTTCCTTGCCGAGAGCTTGAATACGGAAGGCGCCCCCGAAAAGCCGTTCGACCTCGTCAGATGATATCGCAAACGGTGGCCCATCGAACGCGCGCTGGTCGTACTCGATAGTAATCAGCATTATTTTAGCGCCCGGCTCGAGCGCATCACACAGCTTGGCAGCATAGCGTTCGCGCATCTGCGTGGGTAATGCTACGAGTGAAGCCCTGTCGAAAACCGCGCGACAAGCAGCAAGCTCGTCATCCGGCAATGCAAAATAATCGCCCTGGTAAAACTCAAGCCCCGGCGCAGTGTGGCGCTGGAGCTCACCAACGGCTGCCACCGAGTGCTCTATTTTGTTCTCGTTAAAAAACGCTTCGACCGCTGTCGCACTCAATTCATTCGCCAGAACCTCGTGACGTTGCATCAGCCAGACAATATCCAGCGACTTGCCCGCCAAGGGCACGAACACCCGACTGCCCGCCGGCAAAGCCAAAGCACTCCAGTAATTGCGCAGTTGCGTATTGGTTTGCTCCTGGT includes the following:
- a CDS encoding DUF7133 domain-containing protein encodes the protein MKKIILLLITLSVAGAWYLGVFEGESEPTMELEEGYSWLYDGNSLDGWRKIGGDATFQAEGVDIVGRNGPGANTFLRTEKSYGDFNLRMQMRWDEPGNSGVMFRGKQREEDGRVYGYQYELDASERAWSGGIYDEARRGWLASLEINEEARKAIKLDGWNDIEIEARGGKLQTWINGVVAADIVDGFDDTGFVALQVHSGGKGIMRWRFIRIKEMDPVALAQDALTSQDWIASDITGLTIEGDTVIGSPAGENPVLESRRRFHDVRVSFDIPVCDTPTRIRMRYDSGEMAGTESYAEVLLYRGRAEGKLVTPDEVIEAEAVGLAERDTYTFTGVTVGDGATLSIDETDVLRVRSGMMANRGKLQITPAACGEQFALNKIGLTSLRENREEVSFYKTLDNAPAPVLSPAEALESFRIAPGFKIELVAAEPMVEDPVAMAWDEFGRLYVVELRGYMPDAYGTGRNEPVGQVVRLTDDNGDGLMDRSEVVLGGLVNPRAVAVVNDGVLIGVPPDLLLCEVADEAACSPTRVGPYADSKDEVNVEHRENRLLPGLDNWLYNSKSARRMRLKDGQFESAEGITRGQWGIAKDDVGRLYYNHNSTWVQTDFFQADQIAVPGVDAVYAGVGVTLVDPPEVHSVRVNPGVNRAYLEGTLREDGRLNVATGASGIAIYRGDQFPAEYKGHAFVPESAGNVVAHISIDSDGIEISGEKQLYADEQWGQRDFLGSTDERFRPVDAANGPDGALYVIDMYRGIIQDEHFLTDELREQILQRQLERPIGMGRIWRISYEENETATAIKPGDADAQTLIAYLSHPNGWVRDTAQRLLLVSDATVTAGLAAVAKGDNTVAALHAIWTLQGRGELQPALLMEILALPDAHRRIQALRAAEGVLSGEQLIQASELLIDAEESVLLQLAFAMGQHSDSAEVRARLVELLDSKHAGLYLRQAVVRSVLGKELEFLQEVYAAGELGIEDDANAAALRDLTASAYRSIRGDLTSTEEPDAALLELLALAGSRSGSNSWQQVAMLAGFESMTLADGFVPANLAEAPPTFTDATISENDPLWEARLAGRLAFTWPGDEMALGIKPLSPEQLALMDKGRAYYPTCGNCHGKSGKGTPGLAPALSGVDWVTGPPEWLGRIILQGLSGPIEINGEQWDGVMPPHGHLKELDDETLAGLMTFLRRSWGNKASPVSPEEAAEIRSASSGRSKPWTATELQEVPFDRGFARFVGKYKLSFMTISISERKEGLYMSVPLRGEGVLTQDSETRFSGAAGGEVVKLEFEVDGDNPSPKFYLHYNGERLGFKRKE
- a CDS encoding mannitol dehydrogenase family protein gives rise to the protein MNRLATNQLNALGSGVKLPEYDRGRLGVGIVHLGIGAFHRAHQAWYTELAMNQNGGDWGITGVSLRSDTVARQLQPQDGLYSLLADDGSNTELRVVGAVAKVLVASEHIEAVLAAIAAPATHIVSLTITEKGYCSDARGKTDWEHHDLARDLQFPEEPTTAIGVLAMGLARRFDQGRAPLTVLSCDNLVENGQLLRQRIFDFVKRVRPEMLDWLEHSVSFPSSMVDRIVPAITEEQRLLQSAQLGADDASAIATEPFSQWVVEDNFAGPRPAWQLAGVTFVDDIRPYEAMKLGLLNAAHTAIACIGVLSNTETVDRVMADPQMGAFVRELMRHELLPGLDVPVGFDLNSYCDALLQRFSNPQLRHRCEQIFMDSSVKIPQRWLPHLQRGVRLAHLELALASWCHLVLNTDTPLDDPAAERMLALRAKKTSHDVTQLLCLAGISPETVEDFGALNARLCQQMTYIATHGLLACMNLEEREIT
- the uxaC gene encoding glucuronate isomerase produces the protein MSKLLHPDRLFASCPQQRDIARALYHQVADLPIISPHGHTDPRWFAHNKAFGNATELLIQPDHYLLRMLFSQGISMEQLGISKASGQSSDADPAAVWQLFAENYSLFRGTPTRLWMDHVFSAVFGIDELLCASNSASFYAEINSQLARPEFLPRSLFERFNIEVIATTESPLDPLHAHQLLAADSWQGRVITAFRPDPVVDPEYENFPDNITELAQISGIDCSSYSGYLDALRERRAFFKSMGATSTDHGHPSATTADLPRAQCETLFAGALAGSLSAADAELFRGQMLLEMALMSLEDGLVMQLHPGVSRNHNPSLFAQYGRDKGADLPLPGEFVNALKPLLARVGNEADFTLILFTLDETTYARELAPLAGHYPCLRVGPAWWFHDSPEGMLRYRHQITETAGFYNTVGFNDDTRAFLSIPARHDVARRIDCRFLAQLVAEHRLTLPEAEQLAHDLAYQLAKDAYRL
- a CDS encoding FadR/GntR family transcriptional regulator, coding for MAATERDSPIQAIKVQRLYLQVARQLEELIASGTFTPGKRLPAERELAAQFEVSRPTIREAMIALELAGHVEVRSGSGVYVLETTKSHDTLGLGEAPGPFEILEARRLIEAEACALAAQRITPGEIATLNSLLVQMEDDSVAVEAAELIDFEFHRTIANACGNSALTASIEWLWQLRKESEISTHFHRRVREEGSRPIVADHQRIVDALRSQDASAARDAMHGHLQRVIDNLMETM
- a CDS encoding Gfo/Idh/MocA family protein produces the protein MDIKDGANYAPSAEAEKVVAPGEFIFACAFLDHGHIYGQTNGLRDAGGTLKYVYDPDPDRIARFVETYPEVKVAESFAQILEDPEIRLVNSAAIPDLRCDIGIQVMRAGKDYFTDKSPFTSLEQLHRARDVAAETGQKYAVYYAERLHNDAAWQAGELIRQGTIGRVIQVLNLAPHRLAKATRPAWFFEKDRYGGILTDIGSHQVEQFLTYAGCSSASVNFARVENFSHPDKPGLEDFGELSLTGDNGASFYSRVDWYTPEGQSTWGDGRSFIVGTEGSIELRKYLDVAREAPSSRLFLVNRETEQEIECLGRTGFPFFGQLILDCLHRTENAMTQAHSFAAAQISMQAQMLADTQTEAP
- a CDS encoding divalent metal cation transporter, yielding MSDQEQYLAEVAQRPWPARLPAYLKLSGPGWLQGAMTLGGGSAITSLTIGAVYGYELLWVQPAAMIIGCIMLFALSHQTLSTGIKPFAAMRDHVHPGLAWAWAIAALASSIIWGFSHYPLSAGMLEEIINVSTGYEAGDTGRDSFLFILAILVWAVCAFTAWNYGAGGRPVRIFETAIKLLSGMIIVAFAWVVIAASSNGQIDWGAVLSGYIPNKLPDDAAGVTTVMAALGTAVGINMTFVYGYTLLDRGWGKAQRELSRYDIVIGLVLPYLLVTGLISIAAAGAFYGSEMSIQGKLSPSQAGAMFVGTGMGEVTGRLVFAFGILGMAVGSLVMHMLCCGAAAGAMFDWPAHSTKYRLALLLPTPAVLGVFLWSSMGAYVILPTSAICGILLPIAYIGWLVLNNKRSYLGDDCPTGSRALLYNTAMIVCIVMVLASVVYSTSVAMGWI
- a CDS encoding Gfo/Idh/MocA family protein, which produces MDTIRLGIVGLGNIASQHIDNVNSGQAGPFELTAVCSRTRTPYAENLGVQHFAKQADLYASGLCDAVLIATPTFDHLHAGKAALDAGLHVMMEKPIGLSLAEGEQLLAAKSDDQIFALMLNQRSDPLFVAMREHITAGTLGEITRTHWTMTNWFRPEVYFQVSEWRATWKGEGGGLLVNQCIHNLDIFQWLCGMPESVWAECAFGRYHDIEVEDEATALLKYHSGATGLFVGSTGEAPGVNRFDIIGDRGSLNFDGQRLSLTRNSPATGEFSRNTKEMFGVPDATTEDITPDRDINQHAAVMRNFAAAIQRDEPLLAAAEEGLNSLALANAMLLSSWESREVTFPLDAVTYQQALDQRIDGSALRKRADIEANIDMGASYR